The following proteins are co-located in the Lagopus muta isolate bLagMut1 chromosome 11, bLagMut1 primary, whole genome shotgun sequence genome:
- the CISH gene encoding cytokine-inducible SH2-containing protein, whose translation MLFPWPGSDMILCVPGPHPLLAEEKIQRLSLRGIVEDLTEHIMQPLPVPAFPEEPAPTFAAPEPDGSTPQTRDPEEDLLCIAKTFSYLRESGWYWGSITASEAKQHLQKMPEGTFLVRDSTHPSYLFTLSVKTNRGPTNVRIEYADSKFRLDSNYLSKPRILAFPDVVSLIQHYVTSCTTESKSEAPYPPPAPLPPVQKEVAVAAVHLKLLRPLGRRDSIPSLQHLCRLRINRCTTEVERLPLPRRMGDYLKQYPFQL comes from the exons ATGCTCTTCCCCTGGCCCGGGAGTGACATGATCCTCTGCGTCCCGGG ACCTCACCCCTTGCTGGCAGAAGAGAAGATCCAAAGGCTGTCGCTGCGCGGCATCGTGGAGGATCTGACGGAGCACATCATGCAGCCCCTCCCGGTTCCAGCCTTCCCAGAGGAGCCTGCACCCACCTTTGCGGCACCGGAGCCAGACGGCAGCACACCGCAGACGCGGGACCCCGAGGAGGACCTCCTCTGCATCGCAAAGACCTTCTCCTATCTGCGGGAGTCCG GCTGGTACTGGGGCTCCATCACAGCCAGCGAGGCCaagcagcacctgcagaagATGCCCGAGGGCACCTTTCTGGTGCGGGACAGCACGCACCCCAGCTACCTGTTCACGCTCTCGGTCAAGACCAACCGCGGTCCCACCAACGTGCGCATCGAGTATGCTGACAGCAAGTTCCGCCTGGACTCCAACTACTTGTCCAAGCCCCGCATCTTGGCCTTCCCGGACGTGGTCAGCCTCATCCAGCACTACGTCACGTCCTGCACGACAGAAAGCAAGAGTGAGGCGCCATacccgccgccggccccgctgccccccgTGCAGAAGGAGGTGGCGGTAGCGGCTGTGCACCTGAAGCTCCTCCGGCCGCTGGGCCGCCGGGACAGcatccccagcctgcagcacctctgccGGCTGCGCATCAACCGCTGCACCACCGAGGTGGAGCGGCTGCCACTGCCCCGGCGGATGGGGGACTACCTGAAGCAATACCCCTTCCAGCTCTGA